The following proteins are co-located in the Flectobacillus major DSM 103 genome:
- a CDS encoding MFS transporter gives MTFIKPRLSFWQIWNMNFGFFGIQYSFGLQQTNMSPIYSYLGAEESSLPLLWLAGPITGLIIQPIIGAMSDKTYGRFGRRKPYFLVGALLCSLCLLFMPFSSALWMAAGLLWILDAGNNIAMEPYRAFISDKLPAPQLSLGFLMQSFFCGLGITLANFTPTIFEWTGISGQMPSGIPYRTVAAFLVGAVASIATIGYSVMTTPEYPLSQEEIDKIKASKGGAWANLLEIIDAFKEMPQTMRQLAVMKLFQWFAMFCYWQYVTKTISQSIFGTKDPLSSEFRQADLITSQINGFYNIVTFSSAFILVWFAKKFGAKWVHFVCLILAGIAMLTIPQIHNREFLYAPMVGFGIAWASIMSMPYEMLAGSIPPERTGVYMGIFNMFIVIPMMIQIIFTWLTYDSLLGGNPANVLRMGGICMFFAAIAVTFVKIVKTEGDADKPVSFGGGH, from the coding sequence ATGACATTTATAAAACCTCGTTTATCTTTCTGGCAAATCTGGAATATGAATTTCGGATTTTTTGGGATTCAATATAGTTTTGGATTACAACAAACTAATATGAGTCCTATTTACTCTTATCTTGGTGCCGAAGAGTCTTCTTTACCCTTACTTTGGCTTGCGGGGCCTATTACTGGTTTGATTATTCAGCCAATTATTGGGGCTATGAGCGACAAAACGTATGGGCGTTTTGGCAGAAGAAAACCCTATTTCTTGGTTGGGGCACTTCTGTGTAGTTTATGTTTGTTGTTTATGCCTTTTAGTAGTGCCTTATGGATGGCCGCAGGCTTGTTATGGATTCTGGATGCTGGTAATAATATTGCTATGGAACCTTATCGAGCCTTTATTTCTGATAAGCTTCCAGCTCCTCAGCTATCTTTGGGTTTTTTGATGCAAAGTTTTTTTTGTGGACTAGGCATTACTTTAGCCAACTTTACTCCCACGATTTTTGAGTGGACAGGTATTTCGGGACAAATGCCCTCTGGTATTCCGTACCGAACGGTAGCAGCATTTTTGGTCGGTGCAGTAGCCTCTATTGCCACCATTGGATATTCCGTTATGACAACCCCCGAATATCCACTATCGCAGGAAGAAATTGATAAAATCAAAGCCAGTAAGGGAGGTGCATGGGCTAATTTACTAGAAATTATAGATGCCTTCAAAGAAATGCCTCAAACGATGCGTCAACTAGCTGTTATGAAGCTTTTCCAGTGGTTTGCTATGTTTTGTTATTGGCAATATGTTACTAAAACCATCTCTCAATCTATTTTTGGAACAAAAGACCCTCTTTCAAGCGAATTTCGTCAGGCCGACTTAATTACAAGTCAAATCAATGGTTTTTATAATATTGTCACTTTTTCTTCAGCATTTATATTGGTTTGGTTTGCCAAAAAATTTGGGGCCAAGTGGGTACACTTTGTATGTTTGATTCTAGCGGGTATTGCTATGTTGACAATTCCACAGATTCATAATCGAGAATTTTTATATGCTCCGATGGTTGGTTTTGGTATTGCATGGGCTAGTATTATGTCGATGCCTTATGAGATGCTTGCGGGGAGTATTCCGCCAGAACGCACGGGGGTTTATATGGGTATTTTCAATATGTTTATCGTGATTCCGATGATGATTCAGATTATATTCACCTGGTTGACATACGATAGTCTGTTGGGGGGTAATCCTGCCAATGTACTAAGAATGGGTGGTATTTGTATGTTTTTTGCCGCTATTGCTGTAACATTTGTCAAAATTGTAAAAACTGAAGGAGATGCCGACAAACCTGTTAGTTTTGGCGGTGGGCATTAA